A single genomic interval of Pangasianodon hypophthalmus isolate fPanHyp1 chromosome 8, fPanHyp1.pri, whole genome shotgun sequence harbors:
- the rnf11b gene encoding RING finger protein 11b, with protein MGNCLKSPTSDDISLLHESQSDRASFGDGTDPDQEPPPPYQEQIHVPVYHPTPSQTRLATQLTEEEQVRIAQRIGLIQHLPRGVFDPGSDGTEKKIRECVICMLDFVYGDPIRFLPCMHIYHMDCIDDWLMRSFTCPSCMEPVDAALLSSYETN; from the exons ATGGGCAATTGTCTAAAATCTCCTACTTCAGATGACATCTCTTTGCTTCATGAGTCGCAGTCAGACAGAGCCAGCTTCGGCGACGGTACTGATCCGGACCAGGAGCCTCCACCGCCTTACCAG gaGCAGATCCATGTACCCGTTTACCACCCCACTCCGAGTCAGACGCGTTTGGCGACACAGCTGACTGAGGAAGAGCAAGTGCGCATCGCACAGAGGATTGGCCTCATTCAGCACCTGCCCAGGGGGGTGTTTGACCCTGGCAGTGACGGCACCGAGAAGAAGATAAGAGA GTGTGTGATCTGCATGCTAGATTTTGTGTATGGGGATCCGATCCGGTTCCTGCCTTGCATGCACATCTACCACATGGATTGCATCGATGACTGGCTGATGCGCTCCTTTACCTGCCCCTCCTGTATGGAGCCTGTGGATGCTGCACTTCTGTCCTCCTACGAAACCAACTGA